Part of the Leishmania major strain Friedlin complete genome, chromosome 7 genome is shown below.
gtgtgtgcgtgcgtgcgcgcgtgtgtgtgtgacagATCGACGCGcgcaggaggggagggaggagcagGGAGGAGGCCGGGGAAGGACGCGTCATGTCTATCAatgcctcgccctccccctcctccccctcctccccctcctccccctctcttctccacaTGCTCCCGCTcacgcccgcccgcccgccaGCCGGCACGGCCACTGTTGGTCGCCATCTcggcccctcctctctcttctctcgtcCGCACACACAATGCTCGTGCGTGGCGCCGGATAGAAGACAAGGAAAGCAACGTACAACAAATAGGAGCCACCTGACATGAAGGttgcccctctcctctgctccTCCTGTGCCTGCTGCCGAAGCGCGTagaaggcggaggggggggggcgcgtgCCAGTGTGGGGTAGCGGGTGCACTCTTGTGTCTCTCTGCGGCTTCCGTTGCCAACCTGTCAACCATGTACGTGCGTTAGCGCAGTGATTGTAGTCCCCCAGCGATTCCCTCTGTGACGCACCGACGCGGGCCGCGTTGCCGCCTCTGTGCCCACTGCGGGGTGCTCTCCCCTTCTGTCGGCTCATGACACACACTCTTGCTGCACTTCCGACCTCACCTTTTTCGatgtcccccctccctctcccagTGCACGTCTTcgttcgcgtgtgtgcaagCGCCTCCGTGTTGCTGTGGCAGTTCACCAAGACTCAGAGAGGGGGTGGCAGCGTGCTGCCCGACTTGGTTGAGCAAGACGTGCGTACGGGTCCACCGAGGTGCTTCTTcgccctcccttctctctcctccccgtctcttcgtgcacagcacacgcacgaccATCCACATACGAATGTACCCGCGCCAACACGCGCTCATCCCTGCAGCGGCACTTGCGCGCACTACAACGACGCGCTAGAGTTTTTATTCATTGTGTTCTCGCTCCCCTTCCAGCATGGCGTTGCCTGCGTTCGGCTGCGAACAGCAGCGGAGCTATACTTTCCCCATGCACTGCAAGCGCTCCCTTAACCCGACACTGACGCATCAGTTCGAGGTGACGTGGCCGtggccagcgctgcagcgcaaaaGGCGGTCTCGCGTCGCCAGCGGTACTGGCAATGCGCAGGTCGTGGTGAGCTCGTCGAACACACCGCAGGGCGTCCTTttcaaggaggaggacgaggcagaggagggagaggatgACGAGGGAGAGGTGCCCGAGGAGGGAACCGGCAAGGAGGGTGTGCCCGGCAGTGACGCATCCGCCGCGGTCTGCAGTAGCGTATCGCCACTTTGgcgagagcgacgccgcTACGGACGGCCAACGTTCATCCTTGACCTCTCGAGTGACCCGTTTCTTGGCGGGCATGAGACACGTCGCGCTAGTGTGCTTCTCTCACCAGGCCATCGCTGCCTCTTACCCTTGGTCGAGCTTGGCgagccggcgcagctgccggacAGGGCCGGTGTGGCTTTCTGGCGCACAGCCTTCAAGCCGCCATCCCGCAGGGCAGAGTCgttgtcgtcctcctcgcatCCTAGCGCCGCCTACCAGCCGCCGTACTGCGCTGAGCTTGTCGTCGGTGAGCTTCCCAGGATTGAGCGGGCGGTTCGACAGCGCCGTGAGAGGGCGATTGCGTCACCCCGACGCAACAAGACGCATGCGTCTATGAGGCCGTCGTTTCTGTCTCGCATTTTACTCGAGCCCCTCACGCAGCTCAGTGCGCCCCCGCCGACAGccggagaggaggagaactTGCCGGCAGAGAGCCCCGGTCGTCCATCGCCGTGTGCGAAaccagagaaagagacggcGCCCGCCTCATCGGTGACGTCAGCGACGGAGCATGGTCATGGGCAGATAGCTGCGGCATCGAGcccaccagcagcgtcatCACGGTCCCAGCGAGGCTCAGCCTTCGCACCCACGCCGGTGCTTACCTTTTTCTTCTACACCATCCCGTTCCGCCTTCGCTGGCTCTCACAGCTGCCGGGATGCATCGTTGTCTCTCTGCCATGCGAGGAGCGACTACTGACCTTGCATGCACCTCATGCGAATGGCGACCACAGCGGCGCACGGCAGCCATCACCGTCGTTggtgcgtggcggtggcagcacaACTCCGACTGCGATCATTGCCATGTCAGAGGTGCACAGctacgcgctgccgcgcggtGTGGTTCCGCTCGATATCTCGGAGGTGTTTGACCGCCCCTTTCTCGCCATAGGCACGGCTGAGCAcggggtgctgctgtgccacCTCGACACGTCGACCGGTGCCGTGCAGAGCATCGCGCGCTGGATCTCGCTGAGGGGGTATGGGAGCTCTCTGTACCCGGTGACGCGCCTCGCGGCGGTGTTCCCTGCACGTCAGCCGGAGCGCGCGCCGGGTTGCTTCACCGACTTccccgcagcacctccgtggGCGAGGCACGCGGCCGACCTCGAAAGCCTCAATGACGGCGCGCTCGTGTGCTCCTCGCCGTACGaggccaccaccgctgttGTCAAGCTCGGCGTGGCCGCAGAGGGCGTGGTGGAGGACTTCTCTGtcctccgcggcgtcgaCACGATCCTCGACGTGAGCGCGACTGTGCAGCCCGATTTGGGACCACTAGTCTGCACCGTGGCGCGGAAGCTGCTACGGTTGCGTGTCGTTGACTCcgcggccgaggcggcggagcggcgcactGCAATTCTGAAGAAAAAGTTGGACTCCGGCCTTGCCGATCGCGTGAGTCCGTGCCTGACTTACGACCGGATGGCGCGGCTGGAATGCCCGGTTCTCCACGTCGCCTCCAGCCCTGCTGTCGTGCAGTCCTTCACCGAAAAGTACGTGAGTCGGCGCAGCTACACGAAGCACTGGCAGTTTGCAGTGGACAGCTCGAATCGCGTGGCACTGCTAGACCGGACGGTGAGCCAATACATTGTCCACTCCACCTTTCAGTTATGCCGCCGCGGCTCAGCAgccggggaggggcgagTCGCGCCGGCCAGCTCTCTTCTACCCGTCTCCATCACGGCAGACCGCAGGAACGAGAGGCGGGCAAAGTCGCCTTGCgcaggcgaagaggaggatgtGCTCGGCAACGGCTGTGAGGCAGCCGCAGAAGACAACGAGGACAACATGCCCttgccgtcgcctccgtcgACGCGGCTCTCGCCAACCCCTGTTGGTGGCCAGAAACGTCCGCGACCGGCGCCGAAGACCTCAAGGAGCAAGAGGAGGTCTGAGCCGGCTGCGAAGCGTcgtggagcagcggctgtgccgtcctccgctggtgctgccggtgctaAGGAGGAAAGGGatgaggacgaggacgacggcgaagaCGACGCATCGCCGGGCAAGGTGAACTCGTTTCATGCCTTCGCATCGGCGATCCCCATTGAGGATGCCTGCAGCGGTGTCGTGGTGACGCGTGTGCAGGATCAGATGATCCAAGTGGCTGCCGCACACGACCGTGACTGCATTTCTCTGGTCACGTGGCGCATCGGTCTTGTtaccccaccaccatcaccgaTGTCTTCTGCCGCGGCAACCACCATCACGGAAGCCTCCGCTGCATGCGGCATGGCAGATGCGCAGCCGTAGAGACGGGatgaaggtggtggtgggggagaggaCCTTGGTTCCTGCCCTTCTGCGAACGGTTTCTCGCGTAGGCAGCGACGCATCTGGGCGCTCAAAGACGTAGCGAGCAGCAGAGATTGCTGTCCAAGGAGTACGCGTTTCGAGCGCAGTCATGCACAGAGATGCCATGGATAGCGAAGGAGGGAAGGTGGTGATAGTTTTTGGGTGCGGAGCAgcttgtggtggtgctgggAAGGAACGACCTGGTGGGTGGTATCGTGCGCTCGGCAActgcatttttttttctgaatgtgcagagaggggggggggctcaTATCGCCCACCATCTTGATCAGCGACTCcaccggtgtgtgtgtgtgtgtgtgtgctctctctttaGATCTtctacccctcccccttcgccGGACATCGGCGCGCCTCTGTTGTTTCCCCCAAAACATCACTCACACGACCGACACGTGATGCTTGAGAGGTGCACGTATGCCAAAGGCCCCTTCCCCCGTTTCCTGTTCACACTGACAGCTCTGCCACCGCTAGATTTACTTCCAATGGCACTGTGCCATTCTTGTCCgactccctcctccctccggCATCCGTGACTCTCTGCATCGTCACAGcaacgccccctcccccatgcCCCTGGCAGCGCGAAACCGCATCGGAACAACGAGCTGACCGACGCTCGTTTTTCGTCGTTGGCCCGTCGCGGTGTGTGCCCTGCACCTGGACACCAGCATCTGCACCTCATCGACGCGATCTCCCGCCCCTCATCTCCACTACGCCCCGGTCattgtctctctctctctctctgtgtatcGTTGTGTGCATCGATTTTTCACTCTCGCTACCCACACTCAGCGTCCGCTGTATAGCAGTTACagcctctccgcctcccccaAAGAAGTGCTACGCCCCGTAGTCGCCACCGCGCCATGGAGGAGTTCTACGGCATGGAGGTCTTCGCCGGCAAGACGGCAAAGCCCAATATTTCGGCCGACCGCGTGCTGCACGTAACGCAGGTGGCGCTACCGCCGAACGCGTCTCACGCCATCACGCTGCTCGTCAAGACGGAGGGCAAGTCGTTCGTGCTCGCGACACTGGACCCGCAGCAAGCACTCTTTCACGTGAGCGTGGACATGCTCTTTAG
Proteins encoded:
- a CDS encoding putative RNA binding protein; protein product: MEEFYGMEVFAGKTAKPNISADRVLHVTQVALPPNASHAITLLVKTEGKSFVLATLDPQQALFHVSVDMLFSGKQKLAFTCEGATGAVHIIGYTQLAEEEEDAIDDEDDDDMMDDEDVA